Genomic DNA from Aminobacterium mobile DSM 12262:
CGGGGTGTGGTTGTTCAGGCTTGGAAAGATTATGAGGAGATGGTCCGATGAAAGTGCGGTTTACTTCTGGGAAGAGTCGAGATCCCTTTCAGGAAAAAGGGGTACGAATTCCTTATGCTCCAGCTAGAAGAACTTTTCCGCGGTGGCGATGGTATTTTGTTGTGTTGCTGGTCTCTAGCCCCTTGCTGTTTTTTATAGCCAAGGTAAGTGTAGGGGTGTTTTGGGCTACATCTCCTGGGGTGATCTTTATGGAGAAAACCCCGATTAACAGCCCAACATCTGGAGTTTTAATGGAGGTTCATCTTCGAGAAGGCCAGCATATAGCATTGGGAGACGTGATGGCTAAAGTAGCGGATCCTACGCTGGAGATGAAAAGAGCCCCTCTGACAGCAGAAAGAAAAGTCTTGATGGATTATGCGAGCCGTCACATTTCTACTGAACCCTTCAGGGATGCTTTGGTTTTAGCGGAGAGAGTTTTGAAAGAAGAAAAAGCTTATCGATCTAAGATTCAGGAACTTGTTAATGCTGGAGCAGCTACAAAGGCTGACCTCAACGAGGCTCAGAAGAGGGTACTTCGAGCTGAATCTGATGTGATTAAGGCAAAAATAGATCTGAATTTAGCATTGGCTCCCTCTGGAGAGTATAAATCTCAACAGGTTAGATTGGCGCAAATTGATGGAGAACTTGCTGCTATGGCAGATATTATGGGTGGGGTAGCTTTAGCGTCTCCCGTGTCAGGAGTTGTCTTGGCTGTTTTTGCTGTTGTGAACCAAGCCTTGGCTCAGGGGGCTCCTTTAGCGGTAGTGGCTGACCCTCAAACTGCATCTATAGTTACCTTCCTGAACCCTAAAGATCTCGGATTCGTAGAGAAGGGTAAGAAAGTCCGAATACGTTTCCCTGAAGGAACGATGGTGGAGGCTTTCCCTGTGGGGAGACCTACTCTAGCCGAGCCTGCGCCATTGTCTCTTTCAAAACCTCTGACAGAGATTCGTCAGACAGTACGGGTTACCCTCAGTACACGTTCTCCCATTCCGGAGGCCTTTTTGGTGGAGGGGCTTCCTGTAACTGTTCATTGGGGAGGGAGATGGCCGTGGTAGTTGCTTTTACCAGTGAGGAAGGTGTCATATCTATGGAAGAGATCCGGCTTCTTCGGTTTGTCAACTGCGGCAATATTTCTTTTGCGCCTCAAGATGGGGTTATAGATGTAGATACGCTGGAAGATCTGGTTGCTAAAATACGATCTGTTCATGGAGTTATTCTAGATGGGGACTTTTCTAAAGAGACTGTTTTAATGGCGGTCAAGGAGATCAGAAAGATCCCAGAAACCTGTTATTTGCCTGTGTTTTGCTCTCCATCTCTGGATTCCGATTCTGCGCTCTTTACCGATGGGGCTATAAAGTCTTTAGATCAAGCTTGGGAAAAGACGGCAGATATGTGGGGGAAATTGAATGAAGTGGACCGGGGAAGCTTGGAGCTGAGCAGAGATTTTCGTCTTTTGGCCTATTTGGCTCTTCGACAAGAGGGACTGAATCCCTTGCTACAGCCTTTTACCTGCGACGCATATAGGTATCCCATTGCAGAGTTCTTGGGTGGTGAGAGCGAGACGAGGCAATGGCTTCGAAATTTGAGGGATAGAGGTTTGTTGTCACAAGGACCTTTGATTGACCGCATACGCTCGTGCCCCAAGTGCCAATGTACTCATCTCAATTATATCGACGTTTGCCCCAATTGTGGGAGTATCGATATTGTTCCCAAAGAGTTTATTCACTGTTTTACTTGTGGCAGGGTGGGGCCGGTAGATGATTTTCTCCAGGAGAATGGTTATCGTTGTCCTTTCTGTGGTACTCACCTTCGTCATTTAGGTTCGGATTACGATCATCCTTTAGAGAGTTTTTTGTGCAACGATTGCGGACATAAATTCATAGAGGCCCATGTTGTTGTGGATTGCCTCAGTTGCCAAACGAGGTCAGATCCAGAGGAACTTCTCGTAAATACAATTCATGGTTACCGAATATCAGAGAAAGGGCGAGCTGCAGCTAGGGTTGGGTCCATTGATGATGTATATGCTCTTCTAGATCGGCTGAACTACGTTATTCCCGCGTATTTTAACCAACTTTTAGATTGGATGATTTTGTTGAACCGTCGCTACCCGGATCAAACTTTCTCTGTGATAGGTGTTCGGTTTGTAAATTTAATTCAGGTTTCCGAAAAACTAGGCCGTCATAGAGCTTCTCAAATTGTGGACGCATTAGCGGAGCGGCTTAGGCAGCTTATTCGAAATACTGATGTTACGACCAGGACAGCTACTGGTATATTATTGCTTCTTTTGCCTATGACAGATGAAGCAGGGGCATCTGTAGTGGGTGGCCGGATATTAGAGTTAGTCAATTTAGCAGAAACGTCACCTAAGCCCCAATTCCAACTGGTAGCATTCTCTTCATCTCAGAATATGAGAGAGGGGGAGAGCGCTTCATCTTTACTTGCCAGAATTTTAGGGGAACTTGAGTCCTGATGCTAATACCTGAGCCGTTTTTCCAAATTATTGCTCTGGTTTTAGAAGCTCCTTTGGTCTCTGAGACGTGGGAAATAATTCTCAGATTCATTCCTTTTGTCCTTTTTCTGGAAATGCCTGTCTATCTGCTAATTTTGATGGGAGTACTTCGTTACGGTTTACTTCGGATGAACGAAGTTCCTTGGAGAAGCAGTTACTATCCTTCTGTCTCCTGTCTAATAACGTGTTACAGTGAGGGAGAGGCGGTGCAACAGACTATTCGTTCTCTGTCCAGACAGTTATATCCTGGTCGGATCCAGATTGTGCCTATTATAGACGGTGCTGCGGCTAATAAAGAGACTTACAGTGCGGCTTTGTCTATGAAAGGCGAAGTGGATCGGCTTCCCAACCGAGTTTTAAAGGTGGTACCAAAGTGGCAAAGAGGTGGCAGAGTGTCGGCTCTCAATACGGGAATGAACTTTGCTGATGGTGAAATAATCATGGCTTTGGATGGCGACACATCTTTCGACAATGACATGGTAGAACGTGCCACCAGACATTTTGAGAATCCCACGGTCGGATGTGTAGCTGGGTGTCTTCGGGTACGAAATGTGAGGGCCAGCTTAGTTACCAGACTTCAAGCGATAGAATATTTTTTCTCTATTCAGGCTGCCAAAACAGGACTTAGCGCTTTTGGGCTGGTCAACAATATCTCGGGGGCTTTTGGAGTTTTTCGCCGTTCCGTTTTAGAGCTGATTGGCGGGTGGGATGCCGGAACTGCTGAGGATCTGGATATTACACTGCGAGTGAAGAATTATTTGGGTCGATATCATTGTTTTCGCATTGTTTTTGATCCTGAAGCCATGGGTTTTACCCATGTCCCAGATACATTTAGGGACTTTTTCAAACAGAGGCTTCGTTGGGATGGAGATCTGTCGTTTATGTACTTCCGAAAGCATTGGCGAACCTTTTCACCACGATTAGTGGGGTGGAAAAATTTTATAGCCTTGCTCTGGACAGGACTCTTGTTTCAAGTGGTGATGCCCGTGGTCGTTGTCATTTATACTGCGTATCTCTTTATAGCTTATCCCTTGGGCGTTGTAGCTGGAACTATGGCTTTAGTGTATTTGTTTTACCTCGCGGCAATGGTGATTCTCTTCCTCGTTTTTGTCCTCCTACTCTCAGAAAGGCCGAGGCAGGACCTGTTACTGGTATTTTGGCTTCCTCTGGTTCCTATTTTTGCCTTTGCCAATCGAATTCATGGTGCTTTTTCAGCGTTGTGGGAGATATTTGGCCTTGGACATCAAGATACAAATATGGCTCCATGGTGGGTTACCAAAAAGAGTAAATTTTAAGATTTGAGATGCCTGTGCTTTTGTATAGATGCAATAAAAGACAGGACAGCTCCGGAACGTAAAGATATTTTCTCGAAACTGTCCTATATTGTTTGCATTATTGTTCTTGGAAAGCTTCTGAAGGGGCTACTGGCAGGTCGACTATTGTTTGTCGAGCATTGCGTACTTTTTCGGCTTCTGAGGCAGTGTATTGAGCCAGATTTTCACGAAGCTCTTTATTATTGATGGCAAGAATTCTCAATGCGAGAAGAGCTGCGTTTTTTGCGCTGTCTATGCCTCCGGCAGCTACAGGAACGCCAGGAGGCATTTGTGCAATAGAAAGAAGGGCATCCAAGCCGCCTAAGGATCCCGCAGAAATAGGAACGCCGATAACGGGAAGTAATGTGTGAGCAGCCAAGACTCCCGGGAGGGCTGCAGATAGGCCTGCCAAGGCTATAATAACGCACAATCCTCGTTTTTCGGCGTTTTGCCCATATAGCGCCGCATCTTCAGGGGTTCTATGAGCTGAAGCTATGGTTATTTCAAAGGGAACGTGAAATTGTTCTAATATCTCTGCTGCTTTATGCGCGGCAGGCAAGTCTGATTTAGAACCTAAGACCAGACCTACAACTGGTGTCTGTTTGTTTGTGTCCATAAGCTTTTCTCTTCCTCCTTATATTCGGGCTTTTGCGGCAATATCCCGCCGATAGTGTGCACCTTCAAAGTGGATATATTTTACTCCCTCATAAGATCGTGCCAAAGCATCCTCTAATGAAAGGCCAAGTCCTACTATATTCAAAACTCTTCCGCCATTCGTAACTGTTTCTCCTCCTTGATTTAAAGATGTACCGCTATGGAAAAGAAGGACATTCCTTAACGCGGCTGCTTCATGAAGCCCTGAGATGGGAAGCCCTTTTTTGTAAGGGCCAGGGTATCCTTCAGACGATATAACTACGTCTACGGCCCATCCATTTGCTACTATAGGGGGAAGAGTAGAAAGTGCGCCTGTACTGGCAGACATAGCTAATTGAGCGAAGTCTACGTTAAGGACCGGGAGAATAACCTGGGCTTCAGGGTCTCCGAAACGCACATTATATTCTACGACGCGGGGCTTATAGTGAGAGTCGATCATGAGCCCAAAATAAAGGACGCCACAATATGGTATCCCTTCCTTCTTGAGTCCTTCAAATGTTGGAGAAATAACCTCCTTCTCAATTCGTTCCATTAGGGAGGATCCAGCCCAGGGAACAGGACAATATGCCCCCATTCCTCCAGTATTGGGCCCCTTGTCATTATCATAGACCCTTTTATGATCCTGGCTTGGAGGCAAGATGCGATACTCTTTCCCATCACTGACACAAAGGACAGTGAGCTCAAGGCCAGGCATATAGTCTTCCACTATTATCTTTTCTCCAGCAGCACCTAATGTCTTTTTTACGAGGAGATCTGAAATTATGCTTTGAGCGTCTTCTAAATTGTCGACTACAAAAGCTCCTTTTCCTGCAGCGAGGCCGTCGGCTTTTATAACGTACGGTGCGTGACGCTTTTTCAGGGCCTCCATCCCTTCTTCCAAAGTTGTACACAAGTGAAAAGGAGCGGTGGGAATGTTCCATCGGCTCATAAACTGTTTAGCAAAAGCCTTGCTTCCCTCCAGGGCTGCTCCGGTTTTCCCGGGG
This window encodes:
- a CDS encoding glycosyltransferase family 2 protein, encoding MLIPEPFFQIIALVLEAPLVSETWEIILRFIPFVLFLEMPVYLLILMGVLRYGLLRMNEVPWRSSYYPSVSCLITCYSEGEAVQQTIRSLSRQLYPGRIQIVPIIDGAAANKETYSAALSMKGEVDRLPNRVLKVVPKWQRGGRVSALNTGMNFADGEIIMALDGDTSFDNDMVERATRHFENPTVGCVAGCLRVRNVRASLVTRLQAIEYFFSIQAAKTGLSAFGLVNNISGAFGVFRRSVLELIGGWDAGTAEDLDITLRVKNYLGRYHCFRIVFDPEAMGFTHVPDTFRDFFKQRLRWDGDLSFMYFRKHWRTFSPRLVGWKNFIALLWTGLLFQVVMPVVVVIYTAYLFIAYPLGVVAGTMALVYLFYLAAMVILFLVFVLLLSERPRQDLLLVFWLPLVPIFAFANRIHGAFSALWEIFGLGHQDTNMAPWWVTKKSKF
- the purE gene encoding 5-(carboxyamino)imidazole ribonucleotide mutase, which encodes MDTNKQTPVVGLVLGSKSDLPAAHKAAEILEQFHVPFEITIASAHRTPEDAALYGQNAEKRGLCVIIALAGLSAALPGVLAAHTLLPVIGVPISAGSLGGLDALLSIAQMPPGVPVAAGGIDSAKNAALLALRILAINNKELRENLAQYTASEAEKVRNARQTIVDLPVAPSEAFQEQ
- a CDS encoding diguanylate cyclase domain-containing protein → MVVAFTSEEGVISMEEIRLLRFVNCGNISFAPQDGVIDVDTLEDLVAKIRSVHGVILDGDFSKETVLMAVKEIRKIPETCYLPVFCSPSLDSDSALFTDGAIKSLDQAWEKTADMWGKLNEVDRGSLELSRDFRLLAYLALRQEGLNPLLQPFTCDAYRYPIAEFLGGESETRQWLRNLRDRGLLSQGPLIDRIRSCPKCQCTHLNYIDVCPNCGSIDIVPKEFIHCFTCGRVGPVDDFLQENGYRCPFCGTHLRHLGSDYDHPLESFLCNDCGHKFIEAHVVVDCLSCQTRSDPEELLVNTIHGYRISEKGRAAARVGSIDDVYALLDRLNYVIPAYFNQLLDWMILLNRRYPDQTFSVIGVRFVNLIQVSEKLGRHRASQIVDALAERLRQLIRNTDVTTRTATGILLLLLPMTDEAGASVVGGRILELVNLAETSPKPQFQLVAFSSSQNMREGESASSLLARILGELES
- the purD gene encoding phosphoribosylamine--glycine ligase; this translates as MKVLVIGGGGREHALVWALSKSKLVEEIHVAPGNAGMRGVAFLHSVHSEGTEEILDLATQIDPDLIIIGPEAPLVKGAADSLRNNGFTVFGPGKTGAALEGSKAFAKQFMSRWNIPTAPFHLCTTLEEGMEALKKRHAPYVIKADGLAAGKGAFVVDNLEDAQSIISDLLVKKTLGAAGEKIIVEDYMPGLELTVLCVSDGKEYRILPPSQDHKRVYDNDKGPNTGGMGAYCPVPWAGSSLMERIEKEVISPTFEGLKKEGIPYCGVLYFGLMIDSHYKPRVVEYNVRFGDPEAQVILPVLNVDFAQLAMSASTGALSTLPPIVANGWAVDVVISSEGYPGPYKKGLPISGLHEAAALRNVLLFHSGTSLNQGGETVTNGGRVLNIVGLGLSLEDALARSYEGVKYIHFEGAHYRRDIAAKARI
- a CDS encoding HlyD family secretion protein, with product MKVRFTSGKSRDPFQEKGVRIPYAPARRTFPRWRWYFVVLLVSSPLLFFIAKVSVGVFWATSPGVIFMEKTPINSPTSGVLMEVHLREGQHIALGDVMAKVADPTLEMKRAPLTAERKVLMDYASRHISTEPFRDALVLAERVLKEEKAYRSKIQELVNAGAATKADLNEAQKRVLRAESDVIKAKIDLNLALAPSGEYKSQQVRLAQIDGELAAMADIMGGVALASPVSGVVLAVFAVVNQALAQGAPLAVVADPQTASIVTFLNPKDLGFVEKGKKVRIRFPEGTMVEAFPVGRPTLAEPAPLSLSKPLTEIRQTVRVTLSTRSPIPEAFLVEGLPVTVHWGGRWPW